A stretch of the Polaribacter pacificus genome encodes the following:
- a CDS encoding helix-turn-helix domain-containing protein translates to MENSSIISVLAIIIVLLFLFFSVFLLTVKTEKKLSNALLAAFLVVTAIDISAFFYMQYIQLPLALEMLRIKISNFKDPLLFLYILSVIYSNFKLKRIHLIFVLPWVINIVVLIPRFFLGDTTAKMEFFTQYDQTVEGQFLTVFGHVVSLAYFLATVYYVLRYRKLLLENYTDKNAFKNYIWLKQLLILITIGQCLTIVKNTSRGIYANETIDALRILTLLFGVFFIFWLVFKALNSPKLFRGIDVNLQASKEITKDTAVNEKINQQIALLKNYMKDEEPFLNPSLSIRNLAEQMNIPPRELSVLINQNLNQHFFDFVNEYRINKAKEILKDLSKSEFTVLEILYEVGFNSKSSFNTAFKKHTGTTPTQYRKTT, encoded by the coding sequence ATGGAGAACTCATCAATTATTAGTGTTCTAGCGATCATTATCGTTTTATTGTTTTTGTTTTTTTCTGTTTTTCTCCTAACCGTTAAGACAGAAAAAAAGCTGAGCAACGCCTTATTGGCTGCTTTTTTAGTAGTCACAGCTATTGATATCAGTGCGTTTTTTTATATGCAGTATATTCAGCTACCCTTAGCGTTAGAAATGCTTCGGATTAAAATCTCAAACTTTAAAGATCCTTTACTTTTTTTGTACATTTTATCTGTAATCTACTCAAACTTTAAGTTAAAAAGGATTCATTTGATATTTGTTTTGCCATGGGTTATTAATATTGTTGTTTTAATACCCCGCTTTTTTTTAGGAGATACGACTGCTAAAATGGAGTTTTTTACTCAGTATGATCAAACTGTTGAAGGCCAATTTCTAACTGTTTTTGGACATGTTGTTTCGCTAGCCTATTTTCTTGCTACAGTTTATTATGTACTTCGATACAGAAAATTACTTTTAGAAAATTATACTGATAAGAATGCATTTAAAAATTATATCTGGCTTAAGCAGTTGCTAATTCTAATCACCATTGGCCAATGTTTAACCATTGTTAAAAATACTTCTCGAGGAATTTACGCTAATGAAACAATTGATGCTCTTAGAATCCTAACCCTACTATTTGGAGTTTTCTTTATTTTCTGGTTAGTATTTAAAGCGCTAAACTCTCCAAAATTATTTCGGGGGATAGATGTCAACTTACAGGCATCCAAAGAAATTACAAAAGACACTGCTGTTAATGAGAAAATCAATCAACAAATAGCATTGCTTAAAAACTATATGAAAGATGAAGAGCCTTTTTTAAACCCTTCTCTAAGCATTAGAAATTTAGCAGAACAAATGAACATACCGCCGAGAGAATTATCGGTGCTCATCAATCAAAACCTCAATCAACATTTTTTTGATTTTGTAAATGAATACCGAATAAACAAAGCCAAAGAAATTCTTAAGGATCTTTCAAAATCAGAATTTACAGTCTTGGAAATTTTGTACGAAGTTGGTTTTAACTCTAAATCTTCTTTTAATACTGCTTTTAAAAAGCACACAGGCACAACTCCAACACAGTACCGTAAAACTACTTAA
- a CDS encoding alpha/beta fold hydrolase: MENFIVHKNTQVYYSSEGKGTTVVFLHGFLENASMWNSLVTALSTKYRVVTIDLLGHGKSECLGYVHTMEMMADAVQAVLQHLKLRRFFIVGHSMGGYVALALAKKSPEKVKGLCLMNSTASADSLERIQLRTRANKMAQQNFKTLVQLSFTNLFSETSRINYKKELDFALAEAFKTSLQGYIAAQEGMCIRPDAQEFLKNQDFQKLYIIGKKDTVLNVQELQKEAAHTQSEVVLLDQGHMSHIENKAEVIKALKAFLKKR, encoded by the coding sequence ATGGAGAATTTTATCGTTCATAAAAACACACAAGTTTATTATTCGTCAGAAGGCAAAGGGACTACTGTTGTTTTTTTGCATGGCTTTTTAGAGAATGCAAGCATGTGGAATTCCTTAGTAACAGCTCTCTCTACTAAGTATCGTGTAGTAACTATAGATTTACTAGGGCATGGAAAATCAGAGTGTTTGGGTTATGTTCATACTATGGAGATGATGGCTGATGCAGTCCAAGCGGTCTTACAGCACTTAAAACTGAGACGATTTTTTATTGTAGGTCACTCGATGGGAGGATACGTTGCTTTGGCCTTAGCCAAAAAATCACCCGAAAAAGTAAAAGGTCTGTGCTTAATGAACTCTACCGCAAGTGCAGATAGTTTGGAGAGAATACAGTTGAGAACGCGAGCTAATAAAATGGCTCAACAAAATTTTAAGACCTTAGTTCAACTCTCTTTTACCAATCTTTTTAGTGAGACAAGTAGAATAAATTATAAAAAGGAACTAGATTTTGCCTTAGCAGAGGCTTTTAAAACTTCACTTCAAGGTTATATTGCTGCGCAAGAAGGAATGTGCATACGACCTGATGCTCAAGAATTTTTAAAAAATCAAGATTTTCAAAAACTGTATATCATCGGAAAAAAGGATACAGTATTAAATGTTCAAGAATTGCAAAAAGAAGCAGCACATACACAATCAGAAGTAGTTTTACTAGACCAAGGGCATATGAGTCATATAGAAAACAAGGCCGAAGTTATAAAGGCGTTAAAAGCATTTTTGAAAAAAAGATGA